One region of Niallia sp. Man26 genomic DNA includes:
- a CDS encoding CBO0543 family protein: protein MTFLIISCLLFIVIAWIIPKRISQAEQYAVILYSMFIGFFVDVLLDLKLHLYGYFSQGIQFAGYLPIIILFPASGILFVNFFPYKKSVLHKSLYVIYWSIFCIIYEFASVKSGYFYHNGWNYWYSAAAYPLLLIFQLINIAIFRKLMRGEAE, encoded by the coding sequence ATGACCTTTTTAATTATCTCCTGCCTCCTATTTATTGTTATCGCTTGGATAATTCCGAAGAGAATTTCACAAGCAGAGCAATATGCCGTTATCCTATATTCCATGTTTATTGGATTTTTTGTTGACGTACTGCTTGATCTTAAGCTCCATCTATATGGCTATTTTTCCCAAGGCATTCAATTTGCCGGGTACTTGCCAATCATCATTCTCTTTCCTGCATCCGGAATATTATTTGTAAATTTTTTCCCATATAAAAAATCAGTGCTTCATAAATCCTTATATGTCATTTATTGGAGTATTTTCTGTATAATTTATGAGTTTGCCTCCGTTAAATCAGGTTACTTTTATCATAATGGCTGGAACTATTGGTATTCTGCCGCTGCTTATCCGCTGCTGTTGATTTTTCAACTAATCAATATTGCTATCTTTAGGAAATTAATGAGGGGGGAAGCCGAATAA
- a CDS encoding class I SAM-dependent methyltransferase, translating to MPESKRAKSWEDPSVNSYATTIRKKIAGYPLLYELTGNLMEGFLIGDSNHTVLIVGAGGGQELVTFSNNSLWSYVAVDSSKEMLKLAKSRTKNIADRICFHHSEWDMFSTEKQFDGATCLLVLHFIKGLENKRKFLLNIAKHLKPGAPLLLAAIQGEQVSESFEMQMAGWRN from the coding sequence ATGCCGGAAAGCAAACGAGCGAAGAGCTGGGAGGATCCTAGTGTTAATTCCTATGCTACAACAATAAGGAAAAAGATTGCAGGTTACCCACTATTATATGAGCTGACAGGGAACTTGATGGAAGGTTTTTTAATTGGTGACAGTAATCATACAGTATTAATTGTCGGAGCTGGCGGCGGGCAAGAACTCGTCACATTCAGCAATAATTCGCTCTGGTCATATGTGGCTGTCGATTCCTCAAAGGAGATGCTTAAACTTGCGAAAAGCAGAACAAAGAATATAGCAGATCGAATCTGTTTTCACCACTCAGAATGGGATATGTTTTCTACCGAAAAACAATTTGATGGAGCTACATGCCTGCTTGTTCTTCATTTTATAAAAGGGTTAGAAAATAAACGGAAATTTCTGTTGAATATTGCTAAACACCTTAAACCAGGTGCACCGCTTTTACTTGCTGCCATTCAAGGAGAACAGGTCAGTGAATCTTTCGAAATGCAAATGGCGGGTTGGAGAAATTAA
- a CDS encoding helix-turn-helix transcriptional regulator: MKKDTAFITDFLNNCLIHIKKSICYEAGCFTTVDSLTLLSTGAFTDARIEKIHPLLFENEYLQKDFNRFENLIKLPVPVGVLSHSTNGNLALSTRSKEILQPAGFSDELRAAVMYKGKCCGFLTLFRSNKQQMFTQKDMDEIISLLQPISIKLYDFFAAPLPPGNTADWDKSVILLNEDMQITAANKGGQSLLDFLRKLEQIDSTILPRPVRAVCTKAKANDLVQTEAKICIHPSAGEFFTIHATLMQSQDQHFAVTCQKTAPQEILHNTASLYRLSDREKQLVNYIFLGNTTKEIAAALYISPHTVQDHLKSIFTKTNSTTRGELVWVLLNKYSFS; this comes from the coding sequence TTGAAGAAAGACACAGCGTTTATAACTGATTTTTTGAATAACTGTTTAATACATATAAAAAAGTCTATTTGTTATGAGGCAGGGTGTTTTACGACAGTCGACTCATTAACACTTCTATCAACAGGTGCCTTCACGGATGCTCGGATTGAAAAAATACATCCTCTTTTATTTGAAAATGAATATTTACAGAAGGACTTTAACCGGTTTGAAAATCTCATAAAGCTTCCTGTTCCAGTTGGTGTTTTAAGTCACTCTACAAATGGAAATCTTGCGTTGAGTACCCGCAGTAAAGAAATTCTTCAGCCTGCTGGTTTTTCAGATGAGCTGCGTGCAGCTGTTATGTATAAAGGAAAATGCTGCGGATTTTTGACATTGTTTCGTTCTAATAAACAGCAGATGTTTACCCAAAAAGATATGGACGAGATAATTTCGTTGTTGCAGCCGATCTCCATAAAGCTGTATGACTTTTTTGCTGCTCCATTGCCACCAGGCAATACAGCAGATTGGGATAAAAGTGTGATACTGCTTAATGAAGATATGCAAATAACCGCAGCCAATAAAGGCGGGCAGAGCTTGCTTGACTTTCTGCGTAAGCTAGAACAGATAGACAGCACCATTTTACCGCGGCCGGTTAGGGCAGTATGTACAAAAGCAAAGGCGAATGATCTAGTGCAGACAGAAGCAAAAATTTGTATTCACCCCTCTGCAGGAGAATTTTTCACAATCCATGCGACTTTAATGCAATCACAGGACCAGCACTTTGCCGTCACCTGCCAAAAAACAGCACCACAAGAAATTTTACATAATACAGCTTCCCTATACAGACTGTCAGACCGGGAAAAACAGCTAGTAAACTATATATTTCTCGGAAATACCACTAAAGAGATTGCAGCAGCATTATATATTTCGCCACATACAGTACAGGACCATTTAAAATCGATTTTCACAAAAACGAACAGTACAACGAGAGGAGAATTGGTGTGGGTGCTGCTTAATAAATATAGTTTTTCTTGA
- a CDS encoding GerAB/ArcD/ProY family transporter, whose amino-acid sequence MLTEKVSLTQLFTLILGFNLGSSLVFGIGLEAREDSWLVILFSTFIGVIIAYLYYHMIMLQPNKNLYQILEFCFNRPVAIIIGFIYAVYFFYIAARIVRDFSVLTSAAILPLTSIEFIALTFTLLLGYILYLGIEVLGRTTEVLTPYSIVFLLLLTIFLYGSRSLNLENIQPVLGRGIGPFVKSMFPYEVARPYGEMIVFMCILPLVGNIHKSRIIYLFSIIFSGLFLTLTSLLITASLGSRIALRANFPLLSATRLVSNGEIIERMDVITVFMIMLLSVGKKLGVYIRRTKRAGAFTFFIFNYFDKNGSQTTRDREVKIWISFAWRKNNYAK is encoded by the coding sequence ATGTTAACGGAAAAAGTTTCGCTCACACAATTATTTACATTAATATTAGGCTTTAATCTAGGAAGCTCCCTTGTTTTTGGTATAGGCCTTGAGGCGAGGGAAGACAGCTGGCTTGTTATTTTATTTTCTACATTTATCGGTGTTATTATTGCCTATTTATATTATCATATGATTATGTTACAGCCGAACAAGAACTTATATCAAATCCTGGAGTTCTGCTTTAACAGACCAGTTGCAATCATAATAGGTTTTATTTATGCTGTCTATTTTTTTTATATTGCAGCAAGGATTGTCAGAGACTTTAGTGTGTTGACTTCTGCTGCTATCTTGCCGTTAACATCGATAGAATTCATCGCGTTAACCTTTACGCTTCTGCTCGGTTATATTTTATATCTTGGAATAGAAGTGCTCGGTCGAACAACGGAGGTGCTGACACCATACTCTATCGTTTTTTTACTATTGCTGACGATTTTTTTGTATGGTAGCAGAAGTCTCAACCTTGAAAACATTCAGCCTGTATTAGGGAGAGGGATTGGACCATTTGTAAAAAGCATGTTTCCATACGAAGTAGCAAGGCCATATGGAGAAATGATTGTTTTTATGTGCATTCTGCCTTTAGTAGGGAATATACACAAAAGCAGAATCATCTACTTATTTTCCATTATTTTTTCAGGGCTGTTTTTAACATTAACTAGTTTGCTGATAACAGCATCCCTTGGAAGCAGGATTGCCTTAAGAGCAAACTTCCCCCTCTTATCTGCAACCCGTCTTGTATCAAATGGGGAAATTATTGAAAGAATGGATGTTATTACAGTGTTTATGATCATGCTTTTGAGTGTTGGTAAAAAGCTCGGTGTTTATATACGGAGGACTAAAAGGGCTGGTGCTTTCACTTTTTTTATATTTAATTATTTTGATAAAAACGGCAGTCAAACAACGAGGGATCGCGAAGTAAAAATATGGATAAGTTTTGCATGGCGGAAAAACAATTACGCAAAGTGA
- a CDS encoding cation diffusion facilitator family transporter yields the protein MEEQKFKDLKLGERGALISIAAYIFLSIIKLSVGFMTDSQALRADGLNNATDIIASVAVLIGLRLSQKPADKNHRYGHWKSEGISSMVASFIMMVVGIEVLIDSVSSFMHKDSQSPDMMAGFVGLFAAAVMYGVYRYNSTLAKKINSSAVMSAAKDNISDAWVSIGTAVGIFGSQLNMPWLDSVTALVVGMLICKTAIEIFRQASHELSDGFDVDRLQKLKNAILIMEGVKGIKEIKGRNYGNNEVVDVSILVDSTLDIKKAHGIADDVEAELQREYGVYQVHVHVEPQ from the coding sequence ATGGAGGAGCAAAAATTTAAGGACTTAAAATTAGGAGAACGAGGAGCATTAATCAGTATTGCTGCCTATATTTTCCTTTCGATTATAAAGCTGTCGGTAGGTTTTATGACGGATTCACAAGCATTGCGGGCAGATGGTCTGAATAACGCAACAGATATTATTGCTTCGGTTGCAGTCCTAATAGGATTAAGACTATCACAAAAGCCTGCAGATAAGAATCATCGCTATGGTCATTGGAAAAGCGAAGGCATCTCTTCTATGGTAGCTTCATTCATTATGATGGTTGTCGGCATTGAGGTGTTAATTGATTCTGTTTCTTCCTTCATGCACAAGGATAGTCAGTCACCTGATATGATGGCAGGGTTTGTCGGTTTATTTGCTGCAGCAGTAATGTATGGTGTATATCGCTACAACAGCACTTTGGCTAAGAAAATTAACAGCAGTGCTGTTATGTCTGCGGCAAAGGATAATATTTCAGATGCGTGGGTAAGTATCGGTACGGCTGTCGGCATATTCGGGTCACAGTTGAATATGCCGTGGCTTGATTCTGTTACTGCACTGGTTGTCGGAATGCTGATCTGTAAAACAGCTATTGAGATATTCAGGCAAGCATCCCATGAGCTGTCAGACGGCTTTGATGTGGACAGGCTGCAAAAGTTAAAGAATGCTATTTTGATTATGGAAGGGGTAAAGGGCATTAAAGAAATAAAAGGGAGAAACTACGGCAATAACGAAGTGGTCGATGTTTCTATTCTCGTTGATTCTACATTGGATATTAAAAAAGCCCATGGGATAGCTGATGATGTGGAGGCAGAGCTGCAGCGTGAATACGGAGTTTACCAAGTGCATGTCCATGTAGAGCCCCAATAA
- a CDS encoding HAD family hydrolase, whose product MLRAIIFDMDGTLFQTNSILELALEDAFKRLRDQQLWNSATPIEKYREIMGVPLPQVWETLLPLHSQEVRAAIDAYFLERLIENINNGKGALYPHTQAVLAELKNRNFAIFIASNGLPAYLKAIVEYYELDKWVTETFSIAQIHSLNKADLVRAVIQKYEIVSGAVVGDRLSDIQAASRNGFLSVGCNFDFAKLEELSEADIVIDDLRDLPAIFTKSLK is encoded by the coding sequence ATGTTACGAGCAATCATTTTTGACATGGATGGTACGTTATTTCAAACAAATTCTATTTTAGAATTGGCCTTAGAAGATGCTTTTAAACGTTTAAGGGATCAGCAGTTATGGAATAGTGCCACACCAATTGAAAAATACAGAGAAATTATGGGGGTGCCGCTTCCGCAAGTATGGGAAACTTTACTGCCCTTACACAGCCAAGAGGTACGTGCGGCAATAGATGCTTATTTTTTAGAAAGATTAATAGAAAATATCAACAATGGCAAAGGGGCATTATATCCTCACACACAAGCAGTGCTTGCAGAATTAAAAAACAGGAACTTTGCAATTTTTATTGCCAGCAATGGCCTGCCTGCCTATTTAAAAGCAATTGTCGAGTATTACGAGTTAGATAAATGGGTAACCGAAACCTTTAGCATTGCTCAAATACATTCACTAAATAAAGCCGATTTAGTAAGAGCTGTCATCCAGAAATATGAGATAGTGTCTGGCGCTGTAGTCGGTGACCGCTTGTCAGATATTCAAGCAGCGAGTCGAAATGGCTTCCTTTCAGTCGGATGTAATTTTGATTTTGCTAAACTAGAGGAGTTATCCGAGGCAGATATAGTAATAGATGACTTGCGTGATTTGCCTGCAATTTTTACTAAGTCATTAAAGTGA
- a CDS encoding CBO0543 family protein — MYILWSTVGLLVIMLFFMPKQLTWRENVIVVPIVSYCAWLAHFFIAVKLDYVDFGPSKEVEFTDFALVSLVPPLLTVLYLNFQKNNHYLLYVIIWTAISFLIEYLLHKAGFMKHFEWKLWYSIPVYFISYLGLYWFYRKVIKCPPENG; from the coding sequence ATGTATATCTTATGGAGTACAGTAGGTTTGCTTGTTATCATGCTCTTTTTTATGCCGAAGCAATTAACATGGCGAGAAAATGTCATTGTTGTGCCGATTGTAAGCTATTGTGCTTGGCTTGCTCATTTCTTCATTGCTGTGAAGCTTGATTATGTAGATTTTGGCCCATCCAAGGAGGTAGAATTTACGGATTTCGCTCTCGTTTCATTAGTTCCTCCGTTGCTAACAGTATTATATTTAAACTTTCAAAAAAATAATCATTATCTTCTCTATGTAATCATTTGGACAGCCATCTCTTTTTTGATTGAGTATCTTTTGCATAAAGCAGGATTCATGAAGCATTTCGAGTGGAAGCTTTGGTACTCTATCCCTGTATATTTTATATCTTATCTAGGTTTGTATTGGTTTTATCGGAAGGTGATCAAATGCCCTCCAGAAAACGGCTAA
- the lepB gene encoding signal peptidase I — protein MKNLLNNENFEWLKSAFIAIIAVLVIRLFIFVPIIVDGESMESSLDNGDRMIVTKVGKIQRFDIVVFHANEKEDYIKRVIGLPGDKIEYKDDTLYINGEAYEEPYLDKNKQELRQLFGSGALLTENFTLKSLLGLDRVPKDSLFVLGDNRRNSKDSRYIGVIPTSKVVGTTNIIYWPIKNIHLVD, from the coding sequence TTGAAAAATCTGCTGAACAATGAAAATTTTGAATGGCTGAAATCTGCCTTTATAGCGATTATTGCAGTGCTTGTCATTCGCCTATTTATTTTTGTCCCAATCATTGTGGACGGTGAATCAATGGAATCTTCGTTAGATAATGGCGACAGAATGATTGTTACAAAGGTAGGGAAGATTCAAAGATTTGATATTGTCGTGTTCCACGCTAATGAAAAGGAGGATTATATCAAGAGGGTAATCGGCTTGCCGGGCGACAAGATAGAATATAAGGATGATACACTCTACATAAATGGCGAGGCTTATGAAGAGCCTTACTTGGATAAAAACAAGCAAGAATTACGGCAATTATTCGGAAGCGGGGCATTGTTAACAGAAAACTTTACATTAAAGAGCCTGCTAGGGTTGGACCGAGTTCCGAAGGATTCCCTGTTTGTGCTCGGTGATAACAGAAGAAACAGCAAGGACAGCCGTTATATCGGAGTAATCCCGACAAGCAAAGTAGTTGGGACGACAAATATTATTTATTGGCCAATCAAGAATATTCATCTCGTAGACTAA
- a CDS encoding DUF1456 family protein — MEIKDMLIRLRYALEIKNKEMVEIFNLGGVEVTVPEVVQILKKTDDEEEENDDQIKCTTSMFDSFLNGLIIYKRGVQEPKPGMPNAPAQPSQKGEHINNLLLKRVKIALSLTTEDMLDIFANAGLTVTKGELGALLRKEGHKNYKECGDKFARNFLKGLAVRYRG; from the coding sequence ATGGAAATTAAAGATATGCTTATTCGCTTGAGATATGCGCTAGAAATAAAAAATAAAGAAATGGTGGAGATTTTTAATCTTGGCGGTGTCGAGGTAACGGTACCTGAAGTGGTGCAAATCCTGAAAAAGACAGATGACGAAGAAGAGGAAAATGACGATCAAATTAAATGTACAACTAGTATGTTCGATTCCTTTTTAAATGGTCTCATTATTTATAAAAGGGGAGTACAAGAGCCTAAACCAGGGATGCCTAATGCTCCAGCTCAACCCTCTCAAAAAGGGGAACATATTAATAACCTCCTTCTAAAAAGAGTGAAGATAGCACTGTCTTTAACTACGGAGGATATGCTGGATATTTTTGCAAACGCAGGGTTAACAGTGACAAAAGGTGAGTTGGGTGCTTTATTGCGAAAAGAGGGACATAAAAATTATAAAGAGTGTGGAGATAAATTCGCCAGAAACTTCTTAAAAGGACTCGCAGTCCGATACAGAGGATAA
- a CDS encoding tRNA-dihydrouridine synthase, producing the protein MKDNFWRELPRPFFVLAPMEEVTDVVFRHVVSKAARPDVFFTEFTNTESYCHPDGKQSVRGRLTFTEDEQPMVAHIWGDRPENFRQMSIGMAELGFRGVDINMGCPVPNVASKGKGSGLILRPDVAAEIIQAAKAGGLPVSVKTRLGYTEVEEWKEWLAHILKQDIANLSIHLRTRKEMSQVDAHWELIPEIKKLRDEIAPDTLLTINGDIPDYQTGLELAEKYGIDGVMIGRGIFKNPFAFEKEPKEHSSKELLDLLRLHLDLHDKYSQELETRSFRALHRFFKIYVKGFRGASELRNQLMSTNSSDEVREMLDLFEKNADIVE; encoded by the coding sequence ATGAAAGATAATTTCTGGCGTGAACTGCCACGACCGTTTTTTGTACTTGCACCAATGGAAGAGGTAACGGATGTAGTATTTCGCCATGTAGTGAGCAAAGCAGCAAGACCTGATGTGTTTTTTACAGAGTTTACGAACACAGAGAGCTACTGTCACCCAGATGGGAAGCAAAGTGTACGCGGGCGTTTGACTTTTACAGAAGATGAGCAGCCAATGGTTGCACATATATGGGGAGATAGACCTGAAAATTTCCGCCAAATGAGTATTGGAATGGCAGAACTCGGGTTTCGTGGCGTCGATATTAATATGGGCTGTCCTGTGCCTAATGTGGCATCTAAGGGGAAGGGGAGCGGCCTTATCCTCCGTCCAGATGTCGCTGCAGAGATAATCCAAGCAGCAAAAGCAGGCGGATTGCCTGTAAGTGTGAAAACAAGACTTGGCTACACAGAAGTAGAAGAGTGGAAGGAATGGCTAGCACATATATTGAAACAAGATATTGCTAACCTTTCAATTCATTTGCGTACACGTAAGGAAATGAGCCAAGTGGATGCTCACTGGGAGCTGATTCCAGAGATTAAGAAGCTCCGTGATGAAATAGCGCCAGATACATTGTTGACGATTAACGGAGATATTCCTGACTATCAAACTGGCTTGGAGCTTGCTGAAAAATATGGTATTGATGGGGTAATGATTGGGCGCGGTATTTTTAAAAACCCATTTGCATTTGAAAAAGAGCCAAAAGAACATAGCAGTAAAGAATTGCTTGATCTCTTGCGATTGCATCTTGATCTACATGACAAATATTCACAAGAATTAGAGACACGCTCATTCCGAGCTCTGCATCGCTTTTTCAAGATATATGTTAAAGGATTTAGAGGAGCAAGTGAACTAAGAAATCAATTGATGAGCACAAATTCATCGGATGAAGTGCGTGAAATGCTTGATCTCTTTGAGAAAAATGCTGACATAGTTGAGTAA
- a CDS encoding SprT family zinc-dependent metalloprotease yields MIHTYSGSTISYEVKYKNRTSIGISINSYGEIEVQAPKKIADEKVLQALEDRWELIQEKLAEMKDRWNGPQEKVYDNDESFLYLGKAYPIKIFQDRKIKQDYVVFEEETLYIYVKQLDDEKSKQALRRFYYQQCKDLVQKSISVYQGNFKTKPRSVRISDSKTNWGTCDSNLQLTFNWRLAMAPREVIDYVVVHEMCHMVHLNHDRSFWRLVGKIMPDYKEKENWLSFSNWKMTV; encoded by the coding sequence ATGATTCATACGTACTCAGGTTCGACAATTAGCTATGAAGTAAAGTACAAAAATAGAACCTCCATCGGAATATCAATAAATAGCTATGGAGAAATTGAAGTACAAGCTCCGAAAAAGATAGCAGATGAAAAGGTGCTTCAGGCTTTAGAAGACAGATGGGAACTCATACAGGAAAAATTAGCAGAAATGAAGGATAGGTGGAATGGTCCACAAGAAAAGGTCTATGATAATGATGAAAGCTTTCTGTATTTAGGGAAAGCATATCCTATTAAAATATTCCAAGACCGTAAAATTAAGCAGGACTATGTTGTATTTGAAGAAGAAACACTGTATATATATGTGAAGCAGCTTGACGATGAAAAGAGTAAACAAGCATTAAGACGTTTTTATTATCAGCAGTGTAAGGACTTAGTACAAAAAAGTATCTCTGTTTATCAAGGCAACTTTAAAACAAAACCCCGTTCTGTACGGATATCAGATAGTAAAACGAACTGGGGTACATGTGATTCCAATTTGCAATTAACCTTCAATTGGAGACTGGCAATGGCACCACGTGAGGTCATTGACTATGTAGTTGTACATGAGATGTGTCACATGGTCCATTTAAACCACGACCGCTCGTTTTGGCGTCTTGTTGGGAAAATAATGCCTGATTATAAGGAAAAAGAAAATTGGCTAAGCTTTTCAAACTGGAAAATGACTGTTTAG
- a CDS encoding HIT domain-containing protein: MLGNDFYCEEVLSNKTKVKRIIETDNVLAYYHTKPFYPVHIVAIPKKHISSLLTLEESDQKLLLELLGVIQKLAASVTEEYGACRVITNLGNYQDSKHLHWHIVFGNPLTNQ; this comes from the coding sequence ATGTTGGGAAACGATTTTTACTGTGAGGAAGTTCTGAGTAATAAGACAAAGGTGAAAAGAATAATCGAAACAGATAATGTTTTAGCTTATTATCACACTAAACCATTTTATCCGGTACATATCGTGGCCATACCAAAAAAGCATATTTCGTCGTTATTGACACTTGAGGAAAGTGATCAAAAACTGCTGCTTGAGCTTTTAGGTGTCATTCAAAAGCTTGCAGCGAGTGTGACGGAGGAATATGGTGCATGCCGTGTAATTACAAATTTAGGAAATTATCAGGATTCCAAACATCTTCATTGGCATATAGTATTTGGCAATCCTCTAACGAATCAGTAA